One Mycobacterium marseillense DNA window includes the following coding sequences:
- a CDS encoding enoyl-CoA hydratase/isomerase family protein produces the protein MLRVVDLASAPEDGPASPPGVIVAVGTAADIARAGTWLDAATFTLTEDACADRRVVTVDSVSDALVELTERCRRWPRASGICDDVLRTVDTGGPTLSGVVAESLGYSTLQSGPEFARWLQERGPARMPDIADPVRADRDGDIVRVAFNRPQRHNAFSTDARAALLEALTVAQLDPSVTGIVLSGNGPSFCSGGDLAEFGTFADPASAHLARTRHSPALALDALTARLGRACRAEVHGRVMGSGLEMAAFCGWVTARGDAVFGLPELALGLIPGAGGTVSVTRRIGRWRTAYLVLSGHTVGADAALAWGLVDET, from the coding sequence ATGCTCCGGGTGGTCGACCTGGCGAGCGCGCCGGAGGACGGCCCGGCGTCGCCGCCGGGCGTGATCGTCGCCGTCGGCACGGCCGCCGACATCGCTCGGGCCGGAACCTGGCTTGACGCGGCGACTTTCACACTGACCGAGGACGCCTGCGCCGACCGCCGGGTCGTCACCGTCGATTCCGTGTCCGACGCCCTGGTGGAGCTGACCGAACGCTGTCGACGCTGGCCGCGCGCCAGCGGGATCTGTGACGACGTGCTGCGCACGGTGGACACCGGCGGGCCGACGCTGTCCGGGGTGGTGGCCGAGTCGCTGGGCTATTCCACGCTGCAGTCCGGCCCGGAGTTCGCGCGGTGGCTGCAGGAACGCGGACCGGCCCGCATGCCCGACATCGCCGACCCGGTGCGGGCTGACCGCGACGGCGACATCGTGCGCGTCGCGTTCAACCGGCCGCAGCGCCACAACGCGTTCTCCACCGACGCGCGAGCGGCGCTATTGGAGGCCCTGACCGTCGCGCAGCTGGACCCCTCCGTCACCGGCATCGTGTTGAGCGGCAACGGTCCATCGTTTTGCAGCGGTGGGGACCTCGCCGAATTCGGCACCTTCGCCGACCCCGCGAGCGCCCACCTGGCCCGCACCCGGCACAGCCCCGCCCTGGCGCTCGACGCGCTGACCGCGCGGCTCGGCCGCGCGTGCCGCGCCGAGGTGCACGGCCGGGTGATGGGCAGCGGACTCGAGATGGCCGCGTTCTGCGGGTGGGTCACCGCGCGCGGCGACGCGGTATTCGGGCTGCCCGAATTGGCGCTCGGCCTGATCCCCGGCGCCGGCGGCACCGTCAGCGTCACGCGCCGCATAGGGCGATGGCGCACAGCGTATCTCGTGCTGTCCGGCCACACCGTCGGCGCCGACGCCGCGCTGGCCTGGGGACTGGTGGACGAGACCTAG
- a CDS encoding acyl-CoA dehydrogenase family protein — protein sequence MNDEENMLVATVRAFIDREVKPSVREAEHANTYPEAWIEQMKRIGIYGLAVPEEYGGSPVSMPCYVRVTEELARGWMSLAGAMGGHTVVAKLLTLFGTQEQKRTYLPRMASGEVRATMALTEPGGGSDLQNMATTALRDDAGGLVINGSKTWISNARRSGLIALLCKTDPNAKPRHTGISIVLVEHGPGLTVSRDLPKLGYKGVESCELSFDDFRVPDTAILGGVAGEGFSQMMKGLETGRIQVAARALGVATAALEDALAYSQQRESFGQPIWQHQSVGNYLADMATKLTAARQLTRYAAERYDSGERCDMEAGMAKLFASEVAMEIALNAVRIHGGYGYSTEYDVERYFRDAPLMIVGEGTNEIQRNVIARQLVTRGGI from the coding sequence GTGAACGACGAAGAGAACATGCTGGTCGCGACGGTGCGGGCGTTCATCGACCGCGAGGTCAAGCCGAGCGTGCGCGAGGCCGAACACGCCAATACCTACCCCGAGGCGTGGATCGAGCAGATGAAGCGGATCGGCATCTACGGGCTGGCCGTGCCCGAGGAGTACGGCGGTTCGCCGGTGTCCATGCCGTGCTACGTGCGGGTCACCGAGGAGCTGGCGCGCGGCTGGATGAGCCTGGCCGGCGCGATGGGCGGGCACACCGTGGTCGCCAAACTGCTGACGCTGTTCGGCACCCAGGAGCAGAAGCGGACCTACCTGCCGCGGATGGCCAGCGGCGAGGTGCGCGCCACCATGGCGTTGACCGAGCCCGGCGGTGGGTCGGACCTGCAGAACATGGCGACCACCGCGCTGCGCGACGACGCGGGTGGGTTGGTAATCAACGGTTCCAAGACCTGGATCAGCAACGCCCGACGCTCCGGGCTCATCGCCCTGTTGTGCAAGACCGACCCGAACGCCAAGCCGCGCCACACCGGCATCTCGATCGTGCTCGTCGAGCACGGGCCGGGTCTGACGGTCTCGCGGGACCTGCCCAAGCTGGGCTACAAGGGGGTGGAGTCCTGCGAACTGTCCTTCGACGACTTCCGGGTTCCGGACACGGCGATACTGGGCGGCGTTGCAGGCGAAGGCTTTTCACAAATGATGAAGGGACTCGAAACGGGACGCATCCAGGTGGCCGCCCGCGCCCTGGGCGTGGCCACGGCCGCGCTCGAGGACGCGCTGGCCTACTCCCAGCAGCGCGAGAGCTTCGGACAGCCGATCTGGCAGCACCAGTCGGTGGGCAACTACCTCGCCGACATGGCGACCAAACTCACCGCGGCCCGTCAGCTCACCCGCTACGCCGCCGAACGCTACGACAGCGGTGAACGCTGCGACATGGAAGCCGGGATGGCCAAGCTGTTCGCCTCCGAGGTGGCGATGGAGATCGCGCTGAACGCGGTGCGAATCCACGGCGGCTACGGCTATTCCACCGAATACGACGTCGAACGCTATTTCCGCGATGCGCCCCTGATGATCGTCGGTGAGGGCACCAACGAGATCCAGCGCAATGTGATCGCCCGACAGCTGGTGACGCGCGGCGGGATCTGA
- the fadD4 gene encoding fatty-acid--CoA ligase FadD4 yields the protein MQIRPYIGADKPAVILYPSGTVVTFDDLEARANRLAHRFRQAGLREGDTVAILMENNEHIHAVMWAARRSGLYYVPINTHLTAAEAAYIVDNSAAKAIIGSAALRETCAGFGEHLPRGLPELLLIAAERDDDGLPGWERYPECVAGQPDTPIDDEIEGDLLQYSSGTTGRPKGIKRELPHVPPAEAPGMMSALVGFWMTPDSIYLSPAPLYHTAPSVWSMSAQAGGITTVVMEKFDAEGCLDAIQRHQVTHGQFVPAMFTRMLKLPEKVRDSYDLSSLQRVMHAAAPCPVEIKKQMIDWWGPIIDEYYASSEAHGSTLITAEDWLAHPGSVGKPMGGAVHILDENGDELPPGQAGEIYFEGGYSFEYLNDPTKTASSRSKHGWATVGDIGYLDDEGYLYLTDRRHHMIISGGVNIYPQEAENLLVTHPKVMDAAVFGVPDDEMGQRVTAVVQTVDPSDATDAFGDELLIWLRDRLAHYKCPRSIAFEAQLPRTDTGKLYKNGLIEKYSV from the coding sequence ATGCAGATCCGCCCCTATATCGGCGCCGACAAACCTGCTGTCATCCTCTACCCGTCCGGCACGGTCGTCACCTTCGATGACCTCGAGGCCCGCGCCAATCGCCTGGCGCACCGATTCCGCCAGGCGGGCCTGCGCGAGGGTGACACGGTCGCCATCCTGATGGAGAACAACGAGCACATCCACGCGGTCATGTGGGCTGCTCGCCGCAGCGGTTTGTACTACGTGCCCATCAACACCCACCTGACCGCGGCGGAGGCCGCCTACATCGTCGACAACAGCGCCGCCAAAGCGATCATCGGCTCGGCCGCGCTGCGCGAAACCTGCGCCGGCTTCGGCGAGCATCTGCCGCGCGGCCTGCCGGAACTGTTGCTGATCGCCGCCGAGCGGGACGACGATGGCCTGCCGGGCTGGGAACGCTACCCGGAATGCGTTGCCGGCCAACCGGATACCCCGATCGACGACGAGATCGAGGGTGACCTGCTGCAGTACTCGTCGGGAACCACCGGGCGGCCCAAGGGCATCAAGCGCGAGTTGCCGCACGTTCCCCCGGCCGAGGCGCCGGGCATGATGTCGGCGTTGGTCGGCTTCTGGATGACGCCCGATTCGATCTACCTCAGTCCCGCGCCGCTGTACCACACGGCGCCGTCGGTGTGGTCGATGAGCGCGCAGGCCGGCGGCATCACCACGGTGGTCATGGAGAAATTCGACGCCGAAGGCTGCCTCGATGCCATTCAGCGCCACCAGGTCACGCACGGCCAATTCGTGCCGGCGATGTTCACCCGGATGCTGAAACTGCCTGAGAAGGTGCGTGATTCGTACGACCTGAGCAGCCTGCAGCGGGTGATGCACGCGGCGGCACCGTGCCCGGTGGAGATCAAGAAGCAGATGATCGACTGGTGGGGTCCGATCATCGACGAGTACTACGCCTCCTCTGAGGCGCACGGGTCGACGCTGATCACCGCCGAAGACTGGTTGGCGCATCCGGGTTCGGTCGGCAAGCCGATGGGCGGCGCCGTGCATATCCTCGACGAGAACGGCGACGAGCTGCCGCCCGGGCAGGCCGGCGAGATCTACTTCGAGGGCGGCTATTCGTTCGAATACCTCAACGACCCAACGAAAACCGCGTCATCCCGGTCCAAGCACGGCTGGGCCACCGTCGGCGACATCGGCTATCTCGACGACGAGGGCTACTTGTACCTGACCGACCGGCGCCACCACATGATCATCTCGGGCGGGGTCAACATCTACCCGCAAGAGGCCGAGAACCTTCTGGTCACCCACCCCAAGGTGATGGACGCGGCGGTGTTCGGTGTTCCCGACGACGAGATGGGCCAGCGCGTCACGGCGGTCGTGCAGACCGTCGACCCCTCAGATGCCACCGATGCGTTCGGCGACGAGCTGCTGATTTGGCTGCGGGATCGCTTGGCGCACTACAAATGTCCGCGATCGATCGCCTTCGAAGCGCAGCTGCCGCGCACCGACACCGGCAAGCTCTACAAGAACGGGCTGATCGAGAAGTACTCGGTGTAA
- a CDS encoding GGDEF domain-containing protein — translation MTAEDVSEPAASSFAVSEYVDGMERLVHAIQELSLARTLPDLQRIVRSSARELTGCDGATFVLRDNDSCYYADEDAIAPLWKGSRFPIRSCISGWAMLNRDAAVIPDIYRDPRIPHALYRPTFVKSLVMVPIRKLEPIGAIGNYWASPHNPSGQEVHLLQALADSTSIAMENVQVYSELERRVRDRTAALEDANEEIRRLSVTDELTGLNNRRGFYLLAEQKLRGSHHLGHNCVLAFLDVDGLKKVNDELGHDVGDGLIKDVARVLRTIRRESDILARIGGDEFCVMVTESDGDTPSLEERLALAFENFNKTSDRPYRLSASIGFVRSPVSDAASVDELLARADELMYAEKKANPNSRLAV, via the coding sequence ATGACCGCGGAGGATGTCTCGGAGCCTGCCGCATCCTCGTTCGCCGTTTCGGAGTATGTCGACGGCATGGAGCGGCTCGTACATGCCATTCAGGAGCTGTCGCTGGCGCGCACCCTGCCCGACCTCCAGCGCATTGTCCGCTCCTCGGCACGCGAGCTCACCGGCTGTGACGGCGCGACGTTCGTGCTCCGCGACAACGACAGCTGCTACTACGCCGACGAGGACGCGATCGCCCCGCTGTGGAAGGGCAGCCGCTTCCCGATCAGGTCCTGCATCAGTGGGTGGGCGATGCTCAACCGCGACGCAGCGGTGATCCCCGACATCTACCGCGACCCGCGCATCCCCCACGCGCTGTACCGCCCCACCTTCGTCAAGAGCCTGGTCATGGTGCCCATCCGCAAGCTCGAACCGATCGGGGCGATCGGCAACTACTGGGCCAGCCCGCACAACCCGTCGGGGCAAGAAGTCCACCTGCTGCAGGCGCTGGCCGATTCGACGTCGATCGCGATGGAGAACGTCCAGGTGTACTCCGAGCTGGAACGGCGGGTGCGCGACCGCACCGCCGCCCTGGAGGACGCCAACGAGGAGATCCGCCGGCTGTCGGTCACCGACGAACTGACCGGGCTGAACAATCGGCGCGGCTTCTACCTGCTGGCCGAGCAGAAACTACGCGGGTCGCACCACCTGGGCCACAACTGCGTGCTCGCCTTCCTCGACGTCGACGGGCTCAAAAAGGTCAACGACGAGCTGGGCCACGACGTGGGCGACGGCCTGATCAAAGACGTCGCCCGGGTGCTGCGCACCATCCGGCGAGAGTCCGACATCCTCGCCCGTATCGGCGGCGACGAGTTCTGCGTGATGGTCACCGAAAGCGACGGCGACACCCCGTCGCTCGAAGAGCGGCTCGCCCTCGCGTTCGAGAATTTCAACAAGACCAGCGACCGGCCCTACCGGCTCTCGGCCAGCATCGGCTTCGTGCGGTCACCCGTGTCCGACGCCGCCAGCGTGGACGAACTGCTCGCGCGCGCCGACGAACTGATGTACGCGGAGAAGAAGGCCAACCCCAATTCGCGGCTGGCGGTCTGA
- a CDS encoding CoA transferase produces MGDVSSAATTWGRSGLAYLTGLPDGPADFSRARVLSRAHEVATAIGGRWAIDVDAAGLLTGRAALRGLTRAGRVSPGGATRLLAARDGWCALTLSRADDVTAVPALLQVDEVAVDPWPQLQRWAAVGGVAEIVERAALLDIPAAGLGEAAAAPPRARRIAPTAPPRPARGLLVADLSSMWAGPLCGQLLARAGATVVKVESPRRPDGTRAGDQSFFDWMNHEKLCYEIGFDSQADELRELLAVCDVVIEGSRPAALARRGLGPEDIAPRTGRIWLQITAYDGRRPGFGDDAAVGGGLVGSSAEGPVFCGDAIADPLTGLQGALAVAESLARGGGELIQLSMAAVAATYAALPTGPSESPEPVAPPPAPPPTPPASRLGADNEAVRRLVTQRRCLSC; encoded by the coding sequence ATGGGGGACGTGAGCTCGGCCGCAACCACCTGGGGACGCAGCGGGCTGGCCTACCTGACCGGCCTGCCCGACGGGCCCGCCGACTTCTCCCGCGCCCGCGTGCTGTCCCGCGCGCATGAGGTGGCCACGGCCATCGGCGGCCGCTGGGCCATCGACGTCGACGCGGCCGGCCTGCTGACCGGGCGGGCCGCCCTGCGGGGGCTGACGCGCGCCGGCCGGGTCTCGCCCGGCGGTGCCACCCGCCTGCTCGCGGCGCGGGACGGTTGGTGCGCGCTCACCCTCTCCCGCGCCGACGACGTCACCGCCGTCCCCGCGCTCCTGCAGGTCGACGAGGTCGCCGTTGATCCGTGGCCGCAGCTGCAACGTTGGGCCGCCGTGGGTGGCGTCGCCGAGATCGTCGAGCGGGCGGCACTGCTCGACATCCCGGCCGCGGGCCTGGGCGAGGCGGCGGCCGCGCCGCCACGCGCACGGCGAATCGCGCCGACCGCGCCGCCGCGCCCGGCGCGGGGGTTGCTGGTGGCCGATCTGTCCTCGATGTGGGCGGGCCCGCTGTGCGGTCAGCTGCTGGCCCGCGCCGGCGCGACGGTCGTCAAAGTGGAAAGCCCGCGCCGCCCGGACGGCACCCGCGCGGGAGACCAATCCTTTTTCGACTGGATGAACCACGAAAAGCTCTGCTACGAGATCGGTTTCGACAGTCAAGCCGACGAATTGCGTGAGCTGCTCGCGGTCTGCGACGTCGTCATCGAGGGATCGCGCCCGGCGGCGCTGGCACGCCGGGGCCTCGGCCCCGAGGACATCGCGCCACGAACGGGCCGAATCTGGTTGCAAATCACCGCCTATGACGGTCGCAGGCCGGGATTCGGGGACGACGCCGCCGTCGGCGGCGGCCTGGTGGGCAGCAGCGCCGAGGGGCCGGTGTTCTGCGGCGACGCCATCGCCGACCCGCTGACCGGGCTGCAGGGGGCCCTGGCGGTCGCCGAATCCCTGGCGCGCGGCGGTGGCGAATTGATCCAGCTGTCCATGGCGGCCGTCGCCGCGACCTACGCGGCGCTACCGACGGGGCCGTCGGAGTCGCCCGAGCCGGTAGCACCACCACCCGCCCCGCCGCCGACCCCACCCGCGTCCCGGCTGGGCGCCGATAACGAGGCGGTGCGCCGGCTGGTCACTCAAAGGCGTTGCCTGTCGTGCTGA
- a CDS encoding sulfotransferase family protein yields MTADKDASEPIDRVLNVERLMDAAVSETGLDDFGPERFRGALEAYLRTVCTELNLGANGVVAEQAYAHRLLVNRLRFHRDLREHPEIASEVVSNPIIIVGLPRTGTTKLQRVMSLDPSVQPLILWQALNPAPMPATGSDGRDPRIDLAAEMMGALDAESPDFKAIHTLNPEEPDEDVWLHDFAFEALGSATRVGSFTLAEELGKGDHQRHVYEYEKSLLQYLQWQNGTNGPWILKSPVHIGNLAPMAEVFDGATIVHCHRDPHVAIASTLSGLDGLRQMLTGCPADDLKAFGEGWLRFWAAETAKNLNQRRTLAERIRIVDVAYDDIRSNTIGVIEEVYRACGRSLTPDAAGLMERWEQQNPQNKFGSHEYSLDRYGLTDDQVRAAFGDYLDQFGSLVGAR; encoded by the coding sequence ATGACCGCCGATAAAGACGCATCCGAGCCGATCGACCGCGTACTGAACGTCGAGAGGCTAATGGACGCAGCGGTATCCGAGACTGGTCTGGATGATTTCGGTCCCGAGCGATTCCGAGGAGCGCTGGAGGCATATCTACGAACCGTCTGCACCGAACTCAATCTCGGCGCCAACGGCGTCGTGGCTGAGCAGGCGTACGCTCACCGGTTACTCGTGAATCGTCTCCGATTCCACCGGGATCTTCGCGAGCATCCTGAGATCGCATCCGAAGTGGTGTCGAATCCGATCATCATTGTCGGTCTGCCTCGGACCGGCACGACCAAACTGCAGCGCGTGATGTCGCTAGATCCGAGCGTTCAACCGCTCATACTGTGGCAAGCGTTGAACCCGGCGCCTATGCCGGCCACAGGGAGCGACGGACGTGATCCGCGAATCGACCTGGCGGCTGAAATGATGGGGGCCCTTGACGCGGAGTCGCCGGACTTCAAGGCGATTCATACTCTCAACCCCGAGGAGCCCGACGAAGACGTCTGGCTACATGACTTCGCCTTCGAGGCCCTCGGCAGTGCAACTCGGGTCGGCTCCTTCACACTCGCCGAGGAATTGGGGAAGGGCGACCACCAACGGCATGTGTACGAGTATGAGAAATCTCTGCTGCAGTATTTGCAGTGGCAGAACGGGACCAATGGGCCCTGGATACTCAAGTCGCCGGTGCATATCGGCAACCTCGCTCCGATGGCCGAGGTTTTCGACGGGGCAACGATCGTGCATTGCCACCGAGATCCGCACGTGGCGATCGCGTCGACGCTCAGCGGACTCGATGGCCTGAGGCAGATGTTGACCGGCTGCCCGGCGGACGACCTCAAGGCTTTCGGGGAAGGATGGCTGCGATTCTGGGCGGCGGAGACAGCCAAGAACCTCAACCAGAGACGCACACTCGCGGAGCGCATTCGGATTGTCGATGTCGCATACGACGACATACGAAGCAACACCATCGGGGTGATCGAGGAGGTGTACCGGGCTTGCGGTCGCTCGCTCACACCGGATGCCGCAGGCCTCATGGAGCGCTGGGAGCAACAGAATCCCCAAAACAAGTTCGGCAGTCACGAATACTCCCTCGATCGTTACGGTCTCACCGATGACCAGGTCCGGGCCGCGTTCGGCGACTATTTGGATCAATTCGGATCACTGGTCGGCGCGCGATAG
- a CDS encoding CD225/dispanin family protein, with amino-acid sequence MSYPPAPPGGSPEWPGQQPEWQGQQPDWQGQPPPGYPPQPPPAWPGQPPAGWPAPQPGWQGQPEPENYLVWAILCTVLCCLPLGIVSIVYSNKVSGLWAQGRYAEAQEAANNAKKWAIIGAVVGVVAAVIFVLIYIVAGVLVVSHLPSTTTTTYSSF; translated from the coding sequence ATGAGTTATCCTCCCGCGCCGCCCGGAGGTTCGCCCGAATGGCCCGGCCAACAACCGGAATGGCAAGGCCAGCAACCGGACTGGCAAGGCCAACCGCCGCCGGGGTATCCACCGCAGCCGCCACCGGCGTGGCCGGGCCAGCCGCCCGCGGGATGGCCGGCACCGCAGCCGGGCTGGCAGGGCCAGCCGGAGCCGGAGAACTATCTGGTCTGGGCGATCCTGTGCACGGTGCTGTGCTGCCTGCCGCTGGGGATCGTCTCGATTGTGTACTCCAACAAGGTCTCCGGGCTGTGGGCGCAGGGCCGCTACGCCGAGGCGCAGGAGGCCGCCAACAACGCCAAGAAGTGGGCGATCATCGGCGCCGTCGTGGGCGTCGTCGCGGCGGTGATCTTCGTGCTCATCTACATCGTCGCCGGTGTGCTGGTCGTCTCCCATCTGCCCTCGACGACCACGACCACGTATTCGAGCTTCTGA
- a CDS encoding MaoC family dehydratase produces MTSDGYARIRQGGPYFDDLSVGQVFDWAPSMTLSSGLAGAHQAIVGDRLRLALDADLCGAVTGLPAPLAHPALVCDVAIGQSTLVTQRVKANLFYRGLVFHRFPVIGDSLYTRTEVVGLRANSPKPGRAPTGLVALRMITIDQADQLVLDFYRCGMLPASPDWQPDQDGSAPHDDLSTVGADVPGPAHDPTAQWDGEVFRTKVPGPHFDPGLAGSVLHSTADVVSSAPELARLTLNIAATHHDSRVGGRRLVYGGHTIGLALAQAGRLLPNLATVLGWESCDHTGPVHEGDTLYSELHIESAEPAEHGGVLGLRSLVYAVSETAAEPDRPVLDWRFRALQF; encoded by the coding sequence GTGACTAGTGACGGGTATGCGCGGATTCGCCAGGGTGGACCGTACTTCGACGACCTGTCGGTGGGGCAGGTGTTCGACTGGGCGCCGTCGATGACGCTGTCGTCCGGTCTGGCGGGCGCGCACCAGGCGATCGTGGGGGACCGGCTGCGCCTGGCGCTTGACGCCGATCTGTGTGGGGCGGTCACCGGTCTGCCCGCGCCGCTGGCGCACCCGGCGCTGGTGTGCGACGTGGCGATCGGCCAGTCGACGCTGGTGACGCAGCGGGTCAAGGCCAACCTGTTCTATCGCGGCCTGGTGTTCCACCGGTTCCCGGTGATCGGCGATTCCCTCTACACCCGCACCGAAGTCGTTGGGCTGCGCGCGAATTCTCCCAAGCCGGGACGGGCCCCGACGGGGCTGGTGGCGCTACGCATGATCACCATCGACCAGGCCGATCAGCTGGTGCTCGACTTTTACCGCTGCGGCATGCTGCCCGCCAGCCCGGATTGGCAGCCCGACCAGGATGGGTCAGCCCCGCACGACGACCTGTCCACCGTCGGTGCCGACGTGCCCGGCCCGGCGCACGACCCGACGGCGCAGTGGGACGGCGAGGTCTTCCGCACCAAGGTGCCCGGGCCGCACTTCGACCCCGGCCTGGCCGGCTCGGTGCTGCACAGCACCGCCGACGTCGTCAGCAGCGCTCCCGAACTCGCGCGGCTCACCCTCAATATCGCTGCCACCCACCATGATTCGCGGGTCGGCGGCCGCCGTCTGGTCTACGGCGGGCATACGATCGGGCTGGCGCTCGCGCAGGCCGGCAGGCTGCTGCCCAACCTGGCGACCGTGCTGGGCTGGGAGTCGTGCGATCACACCGGTCCCGTGCACGAGGGCGACACCCTCTACAGCGAACTGCACATCGAATCCGCCGAACCGGCCGAACACGGGGGAGTGCTCGGGCTGCGATCCCTGGTGTACGCGGTCAGTGAAACCGCGGCTGAGCCGGACCGGCCGGTACTGGACTGGCGGTTTCGCGCGCTGCAGTTCTAA
- a CDS encoding amidohydrolase family protein produces MLIRQATLLDGTVTDIRVGAQIEEMAPSGDGLTPRAGEGVLYAGGGTVLPGLHDHHVHLRSAASALDSFFVGPPGVSTEAELTQLLTNATPGPDGWIRAVGYHDSVAGELDRAALDAMVRSVPVRIQHRSGALWILNSEALGRVGLAEHPDGRLRSADDGWSQALDRRETDLAELSRRITATGVTGVTDATPDLDADDMAALVAAHGRGEFRPRLRFLSPGKKILHDDRLDLDGLTEWIAGQHDTGQPVAVHCVTAAQLVVTIAALRAAGGHPQDRIEHAAVVPDDSLADLAELGVSVVTQPNFVAERGDQYLAEVPAAEHDQLWRVAALRNAGVPVALSTDMPFGHGDPWTAMRAAVHRTTPSGAVLGAGECVSPSTALTMFLGRADQPDRARAVRPGEPGDLCVLSEPPATALAELDAGMVAATVVGGELVYFAM; encoded by the coding sequence GTGCTGATTCGTCAAGCGACCCTGCTGGACGGGACCGTGACCGACATCAGGGTCGGTGCGCAGATCGAGGAGATGGCGCCCTCGGGTGACGGCCTCACGCCCCGGGCTGGGGAGGGCGTGCTCTACGCGGGCGGCGGAACCGTGCTGCCCGGGCTGCACGACCACCACGTGCACCTGCGCTCGGCGGCCTCGGCGCTCGATTCGTTTTTCGTCGGGCCGCCCGGGGTCAGCACCGAAGCCGAGCTCACCCAGCTGCTGACGAACGCCACGCCGGGACCCGACGGGTGGATTCGCGCTGTCGGCTACCACGATTCGGTCGCCGGAGAACTCGACCGCGCGGCCCTGGACGCGATGGTCCGCAGCGTTCCCGTGCGCATCCAGCACCGCAGCGGCGCGCTGTGGATCCTCAACTCCGAGGCACTCGGCCGCGTCGGCCTGGCCGAACACCCCGACGGCCGGCTGCGCAGCGCCGACGACGGCTGGTCGCAGGCCCTGGACCGGCGCGAAACAGACCTGGCCGAGCTCAGCCGCCGCATCACGGCGACCGGTGTCACCGGCGTCACCGACGCCACTCCCGATCTCGACGCCGACGATATGGCCGCGCTGGTGGCCGCGCACGGCCGCGGCGAGTTCAGGCCACGGCTGCGCTTCCTGTCACCGGGCAAGAAGATCCTGCACGACGACCGCCTCGACCTCGACGGCCTCACGGAATGGATTGCCGGGCAGCACGACACGGGGCAGCCGGTCGCCGTGCACTGCGTGACCGCCGCGCAGCTGGTGGTGACCATCGCGGCCCTGCGTGCCGCCGGCGGCCATCCGCAGGACCGCATCGAGCACGCCGCGGTGGTGCCCGACGACAGCCTGGCCGACCTCGCCGAGCTCGGGGTCTCCGTGGTCACCCAGCCCAACTTCGTCGCGGAGCGCGGCGACCAGTACCTCGCCGAGGTTCCCGCCGCCGAGCACGATCAGCTGTGGCGCGTCGCGGCGCTGCGCAACGCGGGGGTGCCGGTCGCGCTGTCCACCGACATGCCGTTCGGCCACGGCGACCCGTGGACGGCGATGCGCGCCGCGGTGCACCGCACCACACCGAGCGGAGCCGTTCTGGGCGCCGGCGAATGTGTCTCGCCGTCAACGGCTTTGACGATGTTCCTGGGCCGCGCCGATCAGCCGGACCGGGCACGCGCCGTGCGCCCCGGGGAGCCGGGCGACCTGTGCGTGCTCAGCGAGCCGCCGGCGACGGCGCTGGCCGAGCTCGACGCCGGCATGGTGGCCGCCACCGTCGTCGGCGGCGAGCTGGTGTACTTCGCGATGTGA